A stretch of DNA from Syngnathus acus chromosome 1, fSynAcu1.2, whole genome shotgun sequence:
CAACAATAAGTAGTTTTACCTTAAACCAACAACTTCAAATGGTTCAGGGCACATTGTCTTGCGGTAGGCAAACTGTGTGTGCTGTCAGATCTGTCACGtgaaaaaacataaaagtgtGTTATCACATCTGTATTGAGTTTACTGACTAATCTTAAAATGAgcttgaaatttaaaaaaaaatcacaatactGTTACTTTCCATCTATACTTGCATTTACAGGTCATAAACTCGGAGAACACACACTGCTTTGGCTGCTCCTCAGCTGCAGAGCGTGATCGTTGGATTGAAGACCTGAGAAGGGCTGCCCAGCCCAATAAGGTGATCAATTTGATCCAAAAGAATACGATTTAATATCCTGATCATCGGAGAAAATGCAATTGAAAAAGTGTTTACTATTAAACTGTTCACAGGATAACATTGAGCGGACAGAGAACTCCCTAAATCTGTGGGTGAAAGAAGCTAAGGATTTGCCTCCCAAACGCCGCTATTACTGTGAAGTACATTTGGATGGGACTCTCTTTGCCCGTACCACCTCTCGCCCGATAGGAAAAGTGCCCAGTCGTTCCAACCTGGCTGCAGAAATCTCTACTGGTTCTTCAGGAAGTCTGGGTGGTAGTGGAGGTGTTGCAGGGGGATGTCAGTTATTCTGGGGAGAGTTCTTTGAACTTGACAATCTTCCATGCATCTCCCAAATCACCTTGCACCTCTTCCGCGAGGAAGAACCCAAGAAAAAGCGCCATTCTCGAGATGAATTCAGCCTGCATCCACTGGGGAGTGTCAATATACACTTAGCTGATATCCGAGGGAGGACCTATCAGGAAAAGTGGTATCCTATCATTCCTTACAAGCTGTCGAGTACGGGGTGCGCCAAAGAGCATCTGGGGTCACAGGCTTCTCTTCGCATCAAGGCCCGTTTCCAGAATCTACACGTTCTTCCTATGGAGAAATACAAGGAGTTTGCTGAGTATGTGACTGTGAATTATGTCGACATGTGCAAAAGCTTGGAGCCACTTCTGAATGTGAAAGAAAAGGAGGAGCTGGCCGGGGCGCTTGTGCATGTGCTGCAGAGTATCGGCAAAGCAAAGGTAAAAGAGTAGAAAGCATGTAAACACTCAAACATCTAAGGTCAATCCCAAACAATTGGGAGACTCTGGTTGGCCAATCtgattttttacttttagattttcttttaatgaaaactgaagaaatctgTTCCAGcatgatcaaatatttttagaagggcatcgaaaaagcaaaaaatacacacaattaattatttttgcattttgctgAGGTCAAGCGTAATATAGCTTGCTCCAGTTTTTTGCATGATCATGGTCTAATCACAAAAGATTTGTACTCATTAAGAGGCTTGATCCACCCAAGATATTGTTGAGATTCTAACTTTGGGTTCCTTGATGTAACTTGACTTTTTCAAGTCAATTAGTGCAACCTAATTCGGAGAGGACTCCCAAAAAAGGGCTTTACATTGTTAAAATACACAATCATATACACATGATTAAACAGAAATCCAAGGGAATaaaaagaatcaaaacaataaagaCCTACTTGAATGCCTACATAACAAATATgaacaattttttaaaaaacatatacagTGGAGACTGTTCTTAGCTCAATGCTGCAATTAATCCACAACTTTCCATTTTCACCATATTTTACTGAAATGAGTTTTAAGCAATTGCTGCGATCTTCCGTTCAGTGGGGTGAAGAATTTGAGACAAAGCAATAATTTCGGGACTCTGAACTTAGTAGTTAGAAAATTTATAGAATGGAAAAAACTCAGCTGAGGGCTGAGTCCACAGTCCACTGAAGCAATTAGCTCTCTATCGCTATGCATAACAACCCGCTCTCTCATACAACTTTTAACTACAGTGGAGCAAGAATCAAACATTATTTTCTATCGAcagattattttaaaaattgtacTCAGACATTAATCCTGACCACTTCAAAGCTCTCTCACTGGTTTTGATGAGTTCAGTTTATTGTCTATATTTAAATGGCCTGCTCCCTCTAAATTGTGAGCCAGGCTCTTTCCGGAAAACTGGAGGAAAATTTAAAATGCACCTAAATGACGCCAGCCTACCGGGCATCTGCCCTGTATGCCAGATGTTCCACTCCAGCTCTATATGAGGGTTTAAGTAAGTTTGGTGGCTGATGATATCACAAAGAGGGAACATGGAGAACATCAATTCTCAAACACGAGCTAATTTAATACACATAATAAACTAAAATACTATACAATATGTTTCAGGAATTTCTCGTTGATTTGGGAACCGCCGAGATTGAACGATTTGGAGAGAAGGAGGCTCTTATCTTCAGAGAGAACACAATTGCCACGAAAGCCATAGATGAATATATGAAGCTGGTTGGACAGAAATACCTCATTGACACATTAGGTAAATATGTTAGATTAAACTGGTTTCCCGTGATTACAAATACTTTCATAGGGCTCTCTTTCTCATTGGTTTCAGGGGACTTCATCATACGTCTCTATGTAATGGGGGACAACTGTGAAGTTGACCCCCGCAAATGTCATGCCTCTGAACTATCAAACAACCAGAGGAATTTGAGGGAAGTGTGTGACGAAGTGGTGCGGAAAATTATTGACCTCCATGGGTAAGATAATGAAGttcacagggaaaaaaaaacaaactttggATCTTGATAATAACTTTcaactttaattttttttttttaatgcctttAGACACTTTCCTGAGGAGCTGAACAAGATTTTCTCAAGTTGGACGGTGTTGTGTGAAGACCAAGGAAGACCAGAGATTGGTCAACGTCTCATCTCTGCTTCCCTCTTCCTTCGCTTCTTGTGTCCTGCTGTCCTGAGTCCATCTCTTTTTGGTTTGACACAACCATACCCAGAACCAAAAACCCTCCGCGCACTCACCCTAACTGCTAAAGTCATCCAGAACTTGGCAAACTTCACTCTGTGAGCATCTTTATTTGCCAATCTAATAATAcgttttttaaacatttagaaatatatttaggaatgacgtttttttttgttttttttaataaacatctCAATTGTCTTACTGCAGGTTTGGAGACAAGGAGGAGTACATGCTTTTTATGAATGAATTCTTAGAGCAGCATTGGGACAGAATGAGGGGCTTTCTCCAAACAGTATCCAATCCATATGCTGAAATCCCAATGAGTTCTTTTGATGGCTATGTGGATCTACCTCTGCGACTGGCCGTGCTACATGGTCTGTTGGTTGATATCATCTGTCTGAGGGATCAGGTACAAAGGAATCATTTCTCTTTTAGAGCAGAATATCATATGCATCGAACAAATCCACCAAATTCAGGTTACCTGCGTCACCTTAAAGTCTTAAAGGTCTAAAGTCCACTCTACTTTCTGTCACCAAATATCCAGGTGATCTTGCTcatgcaacaaaaaatgtatgtcTCCAAAATTCCCAAGCAAGATAAACTACACTTGACCCATCTAGAAAATAAAGATCCGCCTGTTTTTACACCGTCTTTCAAAATAGTGCTCACGGTGTACTAAACATAAAGtaaaggaatgtaaataaTAAGTACATCTAGAAATACTACGGTACATGAATGCAAGCGAGAAAAGATGAAGTCCAGCCAATTGCACAGTAGTGTGTTGATTTGATAATCTGAAGGCCTGTagatacaaaatgttttagtgTTATTACCTTGCCTGGTAACAAAGTGCACGTTGGCTGGGTGGGGTGGCCTCACATGATGACTGGTGTGTTATACATAAATGCCCTTTAACAGTCGAGCCATAATCATAACCGGGTTGGGTTGGGAGTTATATAACAATTCGAAATGGCAATAACTCACAGGAACCCTTGAGAAGAATATTTTTCACTTGCATCGTTGGCGTGGGGCCCAAAgtgagatttatttatttattttttaccggGGCCCTGAATCCCTTGTGGAGACACTGGGCACAACCAAAATATTGTTTATGAAGAATATTTTACTATCTCCTttaatttgtaaatatttttggagTGGTCCACTGAACCATCACGGTTGTCCCATACCTACAAAGTTAACTTAGTCCTCATAAGAACTTGCCAGAAGGGTGCTGACTGATTGTACAATCCAACAAAGAACCATACCATTATGTTGACAGCATTTATTCCAAATTACAACTTTTatcaagaaaataatttctgGATTGTAGAAGTAAAAATAAGGATCCCGTTCATTTAGTTTGACTTTAATCGATTGTATTTTAATTGTGATTTTGGTGACAGACAAGTGTTCAAATTGCCAAGAAAACTGTGCATTATCTTTATGCTCCTTTATCCAGTTGCTTTCTTCTCATTGTTGGTCTGTTTGTGATTTTGTAGCATCATCATTTTTCACACAAGCTAACATACAGCTTTTATATGCTTTAGGACACCATTGAGAAATTGCACCCTCTGCCTTTGATCCTGAACCAGATAACAGAGTCACTGGGCCCTGAGATGCATCAGATAACAATTAACCAGTATGTTGACCTCATGATCTGtctttggttgttgttgtactTTAGTAAAAGTGTCTTCTTTCTCACATTCCCAAGGAAACAAGATAAGCCAATGTATGTTCCTCCAAAGGACTTGAGCAAATTTAGCCCTCATCAATCATCCCTCCAACAGCTTCCTCAAGACTCCAAGAGAGATGGGTATGTCATCTTCTGTCCAACTTTAGATTTCAATATTGTTATAAAGAGCAACTACATAATGCTACAAGAGCTTTACAACATTCTGGTGAAGCTATGCTCATCTTCATTAGCTTGCAAACAGTGAAAACTATTAAGTATCTTAAGTATTACCATCAGTTAACTGCCAATACAGATTATTTTGCTAGGTAATATGTGAATTTGACAAACCCCTCTATCACTTCTAAATCTTACATATATAAACATCGACGcaagtgtgatttttttttttttttttgcagagatGTGAAAGCTAGGAGAAGGAAGCCAGTCGCCAGAACTCAAAGTGCACCTCATAGACGTCCTGAAAAAAGACTAAAGAGGCAGACAAGTTCTGAAGCCCTGCCCACAGCTGAACATGAACAAGATTTGCAAACAAACCAGCCCCTCATATCATCACCAAAAACTGTGagtgtaaaatgaaaaaccaGACTTATGTCAACtaccatttctttttcaaatattacatTATGGAGTATATACGGGCTGAAATGGAATGAAGTTTTCTCGTTATCAGAGCGAAACAATCAAACCATGTGCACCAGTCCCTTGGATTAAAGACGTACAAAACAGGGAGCCCAGAGAGATGCACTCTGAGCAGGAGGAACTCAGTTTACTAGATAAGGTAGGTCATACCTGCCCTCAGAAAGGCAATCGGATTCTCAGTAACATCTTTTCACATCATGAACCAGCATGCCCAAGAACTGTCCGAGCTCCGCCTGGGAATAGACCAGGTGACTGAACGTGAGCTGGAAATGGCAAAGCGACTGGAGGACTTCATTAACCAAAGTCAAGATCAGAATGCAATACTGCAGGCCGAAATGGATGAGCTTCGGAATCTGCTGGCTGTGCGGGAGGAGCAGCTTGCTAGCGCCACCTTCAGGTAGAAAACggcatgttttatttaatcaataaCTGTCATCATTACTCTAGACTCAGCACGTTCATGGCCATGTTGGAATTGCATTTACCTGTACTATTAATACTATTGAAAAGAGAATGGCTTTTATTATCGGTAACCAATTCGTACGTCTTGGCTGTCTGTTTCGTTGATAGGTTGGATGTGATcgaggaggagagggaggaTGATGAGCGCAAGCTGAATGCCGCAATTGCAGCTGCTGAGCGAATGAACATACTGGTACGACACAAGGACAAAAACTGATTTGAATCAGAAATTCGGTTTCAGTTTGACAGATCCAATCATTACATTTCAATTAGCTTCTTGAATTGTATCGCACCCTGTGTATTGGGATATATATATTGAATCGGTTTGACATTGctgatgtttttgaaaaaaatataattacctCGGGCACTTTGGAGTTTGGGGAGCTTGTACATCTTGTTGCAAAATCCTAAACGCAGCAAAATCTACATCTGTACCAAATTGAATCAAATTCCAGTCCTGCACAATCATACTGAATGGAATCATTATATTTCAAAACGGTTACATCCTTGAATCCTATTATACCTCATGAATGAAGAACCAtatcaaattgtgtttttttggagAGATGCATACCCCATGTCACGATCTTATTGTAGTAGATCTTTAAAACCAAgagagatattttttttattgcttggTTCTATTGAAATCAAAAAAGTATTAATGTTTCAGTGCATGCTATGAAAACATCTGTTCATTGGGATCAGCATCAATCTTGCAACAGAAATTCAAGCTATAAACATGAGTGAGctgctgatttttttaaaaatgatttaatttttcttttttttcatgtactCACAGGAGGAGCAGTTTGCTGGCTTGATGAAGGATATTCATCAGCTCAATAAATCAACAAGCTGATGAAAAGGAACAAATTGTCAGTTCAGGATGCTTCTTAGGGTTTGCCATAGTTGTGTACAGTTTCAGTATAGCCCCAAGTATGCTTCTTAGCCATTTCTCAGCGAGCACATAAAAACTAAGCTTATCTTTGCCAGACATTTATTGGTGTGTAGTATGATAAATTGAATCTCTTACAAAAACTGAAACACTGACAAATGACTGAACAATCAATAGCCCATCGAGCagtgattttatttgtgttaagCACTTCATATAGAGTTCATACCAAAGTCAATACAAGATTTCGACAAACAGTCAAAATATTTGGTTCACTCACACAATCTTACAATAGACACGATAAAACGTTTACCTTGAAATTCTCCCTTTACCAACACAAAAATGCTCAGTAATTTGTGACGGTGAAGAACTCACTCTATAATGTATATACGtacttttttatatttgtaatatCTGTATGAGCAGTACATTTTGACCCGTCACAACGTTATGGCCATTTGAGaaataatattcaaaacattagaTGTGTGAAATGTGGTTTGCGATGAGAATTGCTTTGTAAACCTTTTTAGACAGATGAGATATGAGCCAGTTACTTTATTTCTCATTTGTTCTTGAATTTCTTTGGTTCGTGGCCTTTTATTATAGCTTTTTGAGATCTTTCCGTTGACTTCATTTTGTCAGACAAGTTCTACAGTATTATGGTGGTATCTTGATTGAACATGCTCAGTGAACGTGAACATCAACTGTTAGCCTTCCTCAGCCGTGATAGCTCACAGTAAATTCATGATTTGTGGGGCAAGTATTTTTTCCACACAGGACCAGTTACTTTtgaagtgctttttttccttaataaaaatcaaatcaatgaactgcttttatgtttatttgcgttatatttgttatatttacatttcttaGATGACCTTGAACATTAAAGTAGGGAAACTAtgcaaaaaagtcagaatttgAGAATAgggcaaatatttattttaaatgcactGTAATTATTAATGCtggacaatgacaaaaaaaaccatacaTGACTGCTGTAATAAAGTGTTCTCATGGCACTTAATCAGAGTTCTTGCAGAATTCGAACCAATCACGTTGCAGACTAGACATTcggtaaattaaaaatgactattatttttttaatgagggcAGTCACATCAACAACATAAGTCTGAACACCAAATAACATGTTTATGACTGAGAAAAATGACATACAATAATATCCAGGGAGTGCTGTATAATAATATATGTTTCCATTGCATACATGTGTTTTGCCTTCTGTtttgttcaataaaaataCTTAATGTTTCATGAATTCGTTGATGTTTCAAACCGGGCGTACGGTGAATGCGCGTATGAAACTGGCGGGGCTAAGAATCACTGGTTTAGGTCTCGCTCACATTGAGCCACGCCTCGAACTGCACTCTGAAGCCAGAGCTACTGACGACAGCCAGTCACGTGACAAATGTCACTTGAACTCTAACTTTCGTTTCGCGAGAAAAGGAACTTAAGTTGCGTTGGCTTCTCAAAAGGAATTTAAGTTTCGTTAGCTTCTCAATCTCCTCAGTCGACACTGAAACGTCGCCATGGCTGACGTCGACGACTGTGAGCACTCTCTGCTCAGCCTGGGTGACGAGCTGACCTGCAGTATCTGCCTGTGTCCTTTTGACTGCCCAGTGACCATCCCGTGCGGCCACAACTTCTGCCAGGAGTGCCTCCTCTCTACTTGGAAGGACAGCTGTATATACAGCTGCCCACAATGTCGGACCAACTACCCCATCAAGCCGGAACTGAAGAAAAACACGGTCCTCAACGCCGTGGTCGAGACCTTTAAATTGCGGTCGACTGAGACTGAGCCAGATGTGCCCGTGTCCGAAATGCCGGGGATCCAAGCGGCCAAAGGTGCCGCCGCCATACGCTGTGATACGTGTATGGAGGCGGACGCCGTGAAGACGTGCCTCACTTGCATGGCCTCCTACTGCGTCGAGCATCTGCGGCCGCACCGCGAAAACCCGGTGTTCCACGTACACCAGCTGACCGAGCCCGTCGACGACCTGCTGGAGCGCGTCTGTCCGGAGCACCGCAAGTTAATGGAGCTCTTCTGCACCAAACACGATCGCCTCATGTGCACCTTCTGCCTCCAGCAAGCGCACAAAAGCTGCGACTTTATCACAGCCGAGCAGCAGAGGACCAAGCAAGAGGTCTGTAACTAAAATGGACAAGAACGCGgaaaattaccgtattggcccgaatataagacgaccccgatTATAAAACGACCccttctttttcaagactcaagtttgaaaaaagactttgtcTAGAcgccgaatgtaagacgacgcccccccccccccttttttttttttttttcagttttatttcaatgcaaaaaacctcgtcttatattcgggccaatacggtacattgGTTGAAAGCAACTATCAAAGTCTGCTATCAAGTTAACTCTTCTTTACAGTATGGTATAGCAACCTCAGAAAATACTATAAACTAAGCTGCATTCATATATCAATTATATTTAATTAGCTAGCTTTTTCAAAGATCACCTTCAGTAATTGATTGGCTGATTTACTGAGTGCTTTTGAGAATTTTCTTGGAGCAACTGAGCCCAAAGCAATGGTATTTTTCTCTGTGGGTTTCAAATATGAACTccagcttcctcccacattcagACGACATACATGTTATGTtcattgaacacaaatggtccATTGTTGTGAATATGAATGAATTGCTGTATGTTGCTGCAATTGATGGGTGACCATTCCAGGGCCTGCTggatattatatttttgtcaatGCTTTAAACGTCACTTGAGTAATATTTCACAACTTTTGAGCAATTAGCGTCATTGTTTTTACTGTCAAGCGTTTGCCTTTTTGTCTCGCAAAGTCATTCATGCACCTCCTGACTGAAAGATAATGagctattttgaaatgtgtttataACGCAAAATGTCCTGTGACGAGCTATTTACATATAATACATGCTATATAATACATATAATGAGCTATTTTCTAATGTGTTTATAAAACATAATGTCCTGTGACCGtagtgaggataagcggttaagaccttaaataaatgaatgaacgcAATTTAAGGGTCATAGCTCTCGAATGGACAGATCCCCACACTTTGTGGACAAAGGCAGATAGATAAAAAGAGAAGGAATCCAGAGAAGCAGGTTATTGAATGTGTACTGTACGTCATTGCTGTTTGTTCAGTAATCTTGATCGCATGATCTTTAACTTCTTACACGAACTGTGAAAACTACATTGTACTTCACTCAGTCAGTTGGGCTCGGCTCCAGTTCATCCGTGACTCTATCGGTATAAAAATAGATGAAGGAATTAGTTTGTGGTCCACAGAACAATATGATGGCAACGCCCATAGTTGATGTCATAAGTATGggtgttgttttccttttgttaAATGTTGTTAAGGCAGTTTCTGTTGAAAACGCCAAAATGAGATCAGTCTTGTGCAAATTCACGACACAAAAATGGAATGACTAAACCTTCTCCAAATCTACACCTGTGCCATtcagaaatcaaataaaatgtcattattgttGGTTTAACTGACCTTCTAAACTGGATTGCTTGATTGCATCCTTTTTATTCTCTTTGCAGTCCAACCTGATACAGCAATTGAGTTTCATGAACAAGAAGATTAAACAAAACGAGACCGTCATATTGCAAATGAGAGACATGCAGCTTACCCTGAAGGTAAGCATGGAGCTGGACATGCCTGAGTTAAGTATTTTGCCTGTAATTCGCAATTTTATTGTTCTGAGCATTAAAGGGACACGCGACCTAAGTTGTCAACTTCCTATTTAAACGAAAATTGGCACATTTACTTAACAGTGTTTTTAAACTTTATTGTATCAAggattctaaaaaaaaatacatttaaagtcCCAACAAAGGAGAAGCGGCTATTTTTGCCCACCGACAACCAAGGGCGAACAAGGAAAGGTGATCAAGTTCGGTCGGCGTTGAGGGAGATAAATTAACAAGCAATGTAATTAAAGTCATGTGTATCAGACTAACATAATTCATTACTAAATATTTAGTAATAGtttatgttgttttatttacatagaTAACCATGAAGAGATAGTAGTAAATGTTATTTAGCAATGACAAGC
This window harbors:
- the rasal3 gene encoding disabled homolog 2-interacting protein isoform X1; its protein translation is MGTEQQEVESAAHPPQTEQGSAAKKRNPPADHLEGQAAESTDPLKTYKWKTASKEFLHEVSEDGASSAASPTERTQKGNKWNKMQLWRKALSEEDKATKMNSTGKNPFHRALSLPPVSFFATLTQSSSSASAPHGEPPTPSVAEATLEPEQGGGGARFKKCWRSVSQKLKRPRLQSRNSAPILLQGGGEHEAVSTELQKNQWAQPREVTLWNISNCVLQDGQILICTEEEPTMWTRTRVNSCLSNLSMQNLVDIDAECSPDPVSSRPKKEDGGVRALIKRRFENKAKRNSNTQLNHVGLNKGSRHYGSKESVSIPVSPVGSLDLSADASTVVRPVHSSILGEKYCFEVINSENTHCFGCSSAAERDRWIEDLRRAAQPNKDNIERTENSLNLWVKEAKDLPPKRRYYCEVHLDGTLFARTTSRPIGKVPSRSNLAAEISTGSSGSLGGSGGVAGGCQLFWGEFFELDNLPCISQITLHLFREEEPKKKRHSRDEFSLHPLGSVNIHLADIRGRTYQEKWYPIIPYKLSSTGCAKEHLGSQASLRIKARFQNLHVLPMEKYKEFAEYVTVNYVDMCKSLEPLLNVKEKEELAGALVHVLQSIGKAKEFLVDLGTAEIERFGEKEALIFRENTIATKAIDEYMKLVGQKYLIDTLGDFIIRLYVMGDNCEVDPRKCHASELSNNQRNLREVCDEVVRKIIDLHGHFPEELNKIFSSWTVLCEDQGRPEIGQRLISASLFLRFLCPAVLSPSLFGLTQPYPEPKTLRALTLTAKVIQNLANFTLFGDKEEYMLFMNEFLEQHWDRMRGFLQTVSNPYAEIPMSSFDGYVDLPLRLAVLHGLLVDIICLRDQDTIEKLHPLPLILNQITESLGPEMHQITINQKQDKPMYVPPKDLSKFSPHQSSLQQLPQDSKRDGDVKARRRKPVARTQSAPHRRPEKRLKRQTSSEALPTAEHEQDLQTNQPLISSPKTSETIKPCAPVPWIKDVQNREPREMHSEQEELSLLDKHAQELSELRLGIDQVTERELEMAKRLEDFINQSQDQNAILQAEMDELRNLLAVREEQLASATFRLDVIEEEREDDERKLNAAIAAAERMNILEEQFAGLMKDIHQLNKSTS
- the rasal3 gene encoding disabled homolog 2-interacting protein isoform X2; its protein translation is MMGFRRWIVCGGALECSPDPVSSRPKKEDGGVRALIKRRFENKAKRNSNTQLNHVGLNKGSRHYGSKESVSIPVSPVGSLDLSADASTVVRPVHSSILGEKYCFEVINSENTHCFGCSSAAERDRWIEDLRRAAQPNKDNIERTENSLNLWVKEAKDLPPKRRYYCEVHLDGTLFARTTSRPIGKVPSRSNLAAEISTGSSGSLGGSGGVAGGCQLFWGEFFELDNLPCISQITLHLFREEEPKKKRHSRDEFSLHPLGSVNIHLADIRGRTYQEKWYPIIPYKLSSTGCAKEHLGSQASLRIKARFQNLHVLPMEKYKEFAEYVTVNYVDMCKSLEPLLNVKEKEELAGALVHVLQSIGKAKEFLVDLGTAEIERFGEKEALIFRENTIATKAIDEYMKLVGQKYLIDTLGDFIIRLYVMGDNCEVDPRKCHASELSNNQRNLREVCDEVVRKIIDLHGHFPEELNKIFSSWTVLCEDQGRPEIGQRLISASLFLRFLCPAVLSPSLFGLTQPYPEPKTLRALTLTAKVIQNLANFTLFGDKEEYMLFMNEFLEQHWDRMRGFLQTVSNPYAEIPMSSFDGYVDLPLRLAVLHGLLVDIICLRDQDTIEKLHPLPLILNQITESLGPEMHQITINQKQDKPMYVPPKDLSKFSPHQSSLQQLPQDSKRDGDVKARRRKPVARTQSAPHRRPEKRLKRQTSSEALPTAEHEQDLQTNQPLISSPKTSETIKPCAPVPWIKDVQNREPREMHSEQEELSLLDKHAQELSELRLGIDQVTERELEMAKRLEDFINQSQDQNAILQAEMDELRNLLAVREEQLASATFRLDVIEEEREDDERKLNAAIAAAERMNILEEQFAGLMKDIHQLNKSTS